One Natronolimnobius sp. AArcel1 DNA window includes the following coding sequences:
- a CDS encoding DNA topoisomerase IV subunit A — MSADNEQQAREQLIDLASQFYDQFELGEIPHMSVPTRTKNNIEYDEDSNVWVYGDRESTRSANSVKGARKLLKAVYTIEFLADQLDEDRSSTLRELYYLSESWDNNEAQFTSQDESNGMIEDLEIVSGVTREDFHMRPEESGAKVMGPIHIREQTNRGDRDIHCQLDVGQGGYQIPNNPDMIQFLDNDADFVLCVETGGMRDRLVENGFDEEYNAIVVHLGGQPARATRRLTKRFHDELGLPVVVFTDGDPWSYRIYGSVAYGSIKSAHLSEYLATPEAKFIGIQPADIVEYDLPTDPLSDSDKNALESELEDPRFQTDYWEEQIELQLEIEKKSEQQSLASHGLDFVTDTYLPERLDEMGII; from the coding sequence ATGAGCGCGGACAACGAACAACAGGCAAGAGAGCAGTTGATCGATCTCGCATCGCAGTTTTACGACCAGTTTGAACTGGGCGAGATTCCACACATGTCCGTACCAACGCGGACGAAGAACAACATCGAGTACGACGAAGACTCGAATGTCTGGGTGTACGGCGACCGGGAGTCGACACGCTCGGCAAACTCCGTCAAAGGTGCCCGAAAGCTCCTGAAGGCGGTCTACACGATCGAGTTCCTCGCGGACCAACTCGACGAAGACCGATCCTCGACCCTGCGTGAACTCTACTATCTTTCAGAGAGCTGGGATAACAACGAAGCCCAGTTCACCAGTCAGGACGAGTCCAACGGAATGATCGAAGATCTCGAGATCGTCTCCGGCGTGACTCGCGAGGACTTCCACATGCGCCCCGAGGAGTCGGGTGCGAAGGTGATGGGGCCGATCCATATTCGTGAGCAGACGAACCGTGGCGACCGCGATATTCACTGCCAACTCGATGTCGGGCAGGGCGGCTACCAGATCCCGAACAACCCGGATATGATCCAGTTCCTCGACAACGATGCGGATTTCGTTCTCTGTGTCGAGACCGGTGGTATGCGCGACCGACTCGTCGAGAACGGCTTTGACGAGGAGTACAACGCCATCGTCGTCCACCTCGGCGGTCAGCCAGCACGCGCAACGCGGCGGCTGACGAAGCGATTCCACGACGAACTCGGCCTCCCCGTCGTGGTCTTTACAGACGGTGACCCGTGGTCGTACCGCATCTACGGCTCGGTCGCCTACGGCTCGATCAAGTCGGCACACCTCTCGGAGTACCTCGCGACACCCGAAGCGAAGTTCATCGGCATCCAGCCCGCCGACATCGTCGAGTACGACCTTCCGACGGACCCACTCTCTGATTCGGACAAGAACGCACTCGAGAGCGAACTCGAGGACCCGCGCTTCCAGACGGACTACTGGGAAGAACAGATCGAGTTGCAACTCGAGATCGAGAAGAAGTCCGAACAGCAATCACTGGCATCGCATGGGCTTGATTTCGTGACGGATACGTATCTCCCAGAACGGCTCGACGAGATGGGCATTATCTAG
- a CDS encoding CopG family ribbon-helix-helix protein: MRTSLNVPEEMIAEFDQTWQAEGLDSRSRALREAIQEYVESHHRLEQAHGTVAATIVFDYVHDEIINALHEIQHEYQEIIDTTCHVHHGQWCLESVFCHGDAETVRSLVYQLKDFDAVGRVSVTLLRADADHADERRHSAHNTHK, from the coding sequence ATGCGAACGAGCCTCAACGTTCCCGAGGAGATGATCGCCGAATTCGACCAGACCTGGCAAGCAGAAGGGCTCGACTCTCGCTCTCGAGCGCTGCGCGAGGCAATCCAAGAGTATGTCGAATCACATCATCGACTCGAGCAAGCCCATGGAACGGTTGCAGCGACGATCGTCTTCGATTACGTCCACGACGAGATTATCAACGCACTCCACGAAATTCAACACGAGTATCAGGAAATCATCGATACGACCTGTCACGTCCATCACGGCCAGTGGTGTCTCGAGTCCGTGTTCTGTCACGGCGATGCGGAAACGGTTCGCTCGCTCGTGTATCAACTGAAAGACTTTGACGCGGTTGGCCGTGTGTCAGTCACACTGTTGCGCGCGGATGCCGACCACGCCGACGAGCGTCGTCACTCCGCTCACAACACACATAAATGA
- a CDS encoding TrmB family transcriptional regulator, with protein MHSDDTDEHRDGDADTDGDDRSLEDELLEHSDEIVDDGRHAVDEVDQRIVDLLSWILDTETRAKIYVHLLAQPGSTSEEVAKGTGLYPSTVREALAELHDEDRVTREKRASEGAGNNPYEYTAIQPSELVGGVVDQVQQELNTIFTLDRVLERDETADPDPAFGDDVDPVTITVDETDPLADDADNASHPADADAATGTDIEITDHDSDSDDDTTDDES; from the coding sequence ATGCATTCAGATGACACTGACGAGCACCGGGACGGGGACGCGGACACGGATGGCGATGACCGGTCACTCGAGGACGAACTCCTCGAGCATAGCGACGAAATTGTCGATGATGGTCGCCACGCCGTTGACGAGGTTGACCAGCGCATCGTTGATTTGCTCTCGTGGATCCTCGATACGGAGACACGGGCAAAAATCTACGTCCACCTACTCGCACAGCCGGGGAGCACGAGCGAGGAGGTCGCGAAAGGGACGGGACTCTATCCGAGCACGGTTCGTGAAGCGCTCGCGGAACTGCACGACGAAGACCGCGTCACGCGTGAAAAGCGCGCAAGCGAGGGCGCAGGAAACAACCCCTACGAGTACACGGCGATTCAGCCGAGCGAACTCGTCGGTGGTGTCGTCGATCAGGTTCAACAGGAACTGAACACGATCTTCACGCTCGACCGCGTGCTCGAGCGCGACGAAACGGCCGACCCTGACCCCGCCTTCGGCGACGATGTAGACCCCGTGACGATCACCGTCGACGAGACGGACCCCCTTGCAGACGATGCGGACAACGCATCCCACCCAGCAGATGCCGACGCTGCAACGGGTACAGATATCGAAATCACTGATCACGATAGCGACAGCGACGACGACACCACTGACGACGAGTCCTAA
- a CDS encoding Xaa-Pro peptidase family protein, whose translation MDNVKRERLEADLESRDLDSVWFARPNSFAWLTGGSNVIDREADAGVAAVGYDGDVCVVTDTIEAARTEAEELPDLEDDVRLEQFDWHAMSLADAIAAQVGADERGAADIDVDGLERLNPTTIRQPLTDRDRERYRELSVETAAAVESVCRELRPEDSELEVASALQVALSARNIEAPVRLVGGSERATQYRHYTPTQTELGDYALVSVTAEKYGLHASCTRTVAFDAPDWLEARHEAATRIDTTELAATQAAAANDAIAGELFSAVQDAYAAVDYEGEWEYHHQGGAAGFAGREWIATPDHEAPVEAPMAYAWNPTVQGAKSEDTALVTDEEIEVLTTTGGWPTTTVEPLELEEWAFAADLPDIELERPDVLLLEDA comes from the coding sequence ATGGACAACGTCAAACGCGAGCGACTCGAGGCCGACCTCGAGTCACGTGACCTCGATTCCGTCTGGTTCGCCCGCCCAAACTCCTTTGCCTGGCTGACCGGCGGCAGTAACGTTATTGACCGCGAAGCCGACGCTGGCGTCGCGGCTGTCGGCTACGACGGCGACGTCTGCGTCGTCACCGACACTATCGAAGCCGCCCGCACCGAAGCCGAAGAGCTCCCGGATCTCGAAGATGACGTTCGACTCGAGCAGTTTGACTGGCACGCAATGTCGCTCGCGGACGCCATCGCCGCCCAGGTTGGAGCGGACGAACGGGGGGCCGCAGATATCGACGTTGACGGCCTCGAGCGCCTCAATCCAACCACGATTCGCCAGCCGCTGACCGACCGCGACCGCGAGCGCTACCGCGAACTGAGCGTCGAAACGGCGGCAGCAGTCGAATCCGTCTGTCGCGAACTCCGGCCCGAAGACAGCGAACTCGAGGTCGCCTCGGCACTGCAAGTCGCACTGTCGGCGCGAAACATCGAAGCGCCGGTCCGTCTGGTCGGGGGCAGCGAGCGTGCAACGCAGTATCGCCACTACACGCCCACACAGACAGAACTGGGTGATTACGCGCTCGTCTCCGTCACTGCCGAAAAGTACGGTCTCCACGCCAGTTGTACGCGAACGGTCGCATTCGACGCACCCGACTGGCTCGAGGCGCGCCACGAAGCGGCCACACGTATTGATACGACAGAGCTGGCGGCAACGCAGGCAGCCGCGGCAAACGACGCCATCGCTGGCGAACTGTTCAGTGCCGTCCAAGACGCCTACGCTGCCGTCGACTACGAAGGCGAGTGGGAGTACCACCACCAGGGCGGTGCTGCTGGCTTTGCAGGCCGGGAATGGATCGCAACGCCGGATCACGAGGCACCCGTCGAGGCGCCGATGGCCTACGCCTGGAATCCAACGGTCCAGGGCGCAAAAAGTGAAGACACCGCACTCGTCACTGACGAGGAAATCGAGGTGCTGACGACGACTGGTGGCTGGCCAACGACCACGGTCGAACCGCTCGAACTCGAGGAGTGGGCGTTCGCGGCTGACCTTCCGGACATCGAACTCGAGCGGCCGGATGTGTTGTTGCTCGAGGACGCCTAA
- a CDS encoding MBL fold metallo-hydrolase, with protein sequence MTVQFGAVTIDWFGLGSLRLEGQTGAVIYIDPGPTDYGILEDRAPNDGDLILVTHDDHYDPAAIQRVAHENAIVVVHESIDATAIDRPVDQPEELPYEVERVGDDESFVLGPLDLFTTPAYNDPTGPHTNAEGRPYHPEGTGCGFGVTIDGVTAFWPGDTDALAFHEGLEIDLFMPPIGGTYTMDRHEAADLAAAIAPDLVLPVHYDTFDEITADADAFVVDVARRGVPVVLEM encoded by the coding sequence ATGACCGTCCAGTTTGGCGCAGTTACTATCGACTGGTTTGGCCTCGGATCGCTTCGACTCGAAGGCCAGACGGGAGCCGTCATCTACATCGATCCTGGACCGACTGACTACGGCATTCTCGAGGACCGTGCCCCAAACGATGGTGATCTCATTCTGGTCACTCATGATGATCACTACGATCCGGCTGCGATTCAGCGGGTCGCACACGAGAACGCAATCGTCGTCGTTCACGAGTCAATCGATGCGACGGCCATTGACCGGCCGGTTGACCAGCCCGAAGAGCTTCCCTACGAGGTTGAACGTGTCGGTGACGACGAATCGTTCGTCCTCGGGCCGCTAGACCTGTTTACCACACCGGCGTACAACGATCCGACAGGACCCCACACCAACGCAGAGGGGCGTCCATATCACCCCGAGGGAACCGGCTGCGGATTCGGCGTTACCATCGACGGCGTCACCGCGTTCTGGCCTGGCGATACCGATGCACTGGCGTTTCATGAGGGCCTCGAGATCGATCTCTTCATGCCCCCAATCGGCGGCACATATACGATGGACCGCCACGAGGCCGCCGACCTCGCCGCTGCGATCGCCCCGGATCTCGTCCTTCCCGTCCACTACGATACGTTCGACGAGATTACTGCCGACGCGGACGCATTCGTCGTCGACGTCGCCCGACGTGGCGTCCCCGTTGTCCTCGAGATGTAA
- a CDS encoding transcription initiation factor IIB family protein — protein sequence MTNTNIRAYTSEREVEDEDETTRSETQEQCPECGGRLISDAEHAETVCSDCGLVVEEDEIDRGPEWRAFDSAEKDKKSRVGAPTTNMMHDQGLSTNIGWQDKDAYGKSLSSRQRQKMQRLRTWNERFRTRDSKERNLKQALGEIDRMASALGLPENVRETASVIYRRALEEDLLPGRSIEGVATASLYASARQAGTPRSLDEISAVSRVEKMELTRTYRYIIRELGLEVQPADPESYVPRFVSDLDLSDETERMARELLDSAREEGVHSGKSPVGLAAAGVYAAALLTNEKVTQNEVSEVASISEVTIRNRYKELLEASDSAAPA from the coding sequence ATGACAAACACAAACATCCGAGCCTATACAAGCGAGCGAGAGGTGGAAGACGAAGACGAAACGACGCGATCCGAAACACAGGAGCAGTGCCCCGAGTGTGGCGGCCGCCTCATCTCGGACGCCGAACACGCCGAGACAGTCTGTAGCGACTGCGGACTCGTCGTCGAGGAAGACGAAATCGACCGCGGACCCGAGTGGCGCGCGTTCGATTCCGCCGAAAAAGACAAAAAGAGCCGCGTCGGCGCGCCGACGACGAACATGATGCACGACCAGGGCCTGTCGACGAACATCGGCTGGCAGGACAAAGACGCCTACGGGAAATCGCTCTCGAGTCGCCAGCGCCAGAAGATGCAACGGCTTCGCACCTGGAACGAGCGCTTCCGTACGCGTGACTCGAAAGAGCGCAACCTCAAACAGGCACTCGGCGAAATCGACCGCATGGCGAGTGCGCTCGGGCTTCCAGAGAACGTCCGCGAAACTGCAAGCGTCATCTACCGACGTGCCCTCGAGGAAGACCTCCTGCCAGGGCGCTCCATCGAAGGTGTCGCGACGGCCTCGCTGTACGCCTCTGCCCGACAGGCTGGCACGCCACGCAGCCTCGACGAAATCTCGGCTGTCAGCCGCGTCGAGAAGATGGAACTGACCCGCACGTACCGCTACATCATCCGCGAACTCGGTCTCGAGGTCCAGCCAGCCGATCCAGAGAGCTACGTCCCACGGTTCGTCAGCGACCTCGACCTCTCGGATGAAACCGAGCGGATGGCCCGCGAACTGCTCGACTCCGCACGCGAAGAGGGTGTCCACAGCGGCAAGTCGCCAGTCGGCCTCGCGGCTGCCGGTGTCTACGCCGCAGCCCTGCTCACGAACGAGAAAGTCACCCAGAACGAGGTCAGCGAAGTTGCAAGCATCTCCGAAGTGACGATCCGAAACCGGTACAAGGAACTCCTCGAGGCGTCGGATTCGGCCGCGCCTGCATAA
- a CDS encoding helix-turn-helix domain-containing protein, producing MSVIATVSVPATAFPLGAVLDPELDVTVTVETTVPTNEGIIPYLWIPLEATDAVSDRLERESAVDTVSVVDEADESVLMKIDWNGHVNGVLKAIQRNEAIVTNAVGTPSTWTLRLRFPTYEALSTFYTSCTEQDISLELIQLHEAVSPEDQLQFGLTTAQRDLIVSAYEAGYFDVPRETTLVDLGEQLEISDSAVSQRLRRGLAALISSTLMPESNAATETPATPETLENEYGPPSSPSRSDDK from the coding sequence ATGAGTGTTATCGCGACAGTTTCCGTCCCCGCAACAGCGTTCCCGCTCGGCGCGGTGCTCGATCCAGAACTCGATGTCACCGTCACCGTCGAAACCACAGTGCCGACGAACGAGGGTATTATCCCATACCTCTGGATTCCGCTCGAGGCGACTGACGCTGTCTCCGACCGACTCGAGCGTGAATCGGCCGTCGATACCGTCTCTGTCGTCGACGAAGCCGACGAGAGCGTTCTGATGAAAATCGACTGGAACGGGCATGTTAACGGCGTTCTCAAGGCGATTCAGCGAAACGAAGCGATCGTAACGAACGCCGTCGGCACGCCGTCAACGTGGACGCTCCGGCTTCGATTTCCAACGTACGAGGCTCTCTCGACGTTCTATACGTCCTGTACGGAGCAGGACATCTCTCTCGAACTCATTCAACTCCACGAGGCGGTTTCTCCAGAAGACCAACTCCAGTTCGGATTGACAACAGCACAGCGAGACCTCATCGTCTCAGCCTACGAGGCTGGGTACTTCGACGTGCCTCGAGAGACGACATTGGTCGATCTTGGCGAACAACTCGAGATTTCTGACTCTGCTGTCTCACAGCGACTTCGACGTGGACTCGCCGCACTGATCAGTTCGACGCTCATGCCCGAGTCGAATGCAGCCACCGAGACACCAGCTACACCTGAGACCCTCGAAAACGAGTATGGGCCCCCATCCAGCCCATCTCGCTCTGACGACAAGTGA
- a CDS encoding VOC family protein, with protein MDDDHAEPAAAGQLHHLELYTSAFDSAVEFWDWVLASLGYEQKNEWAGGRSWECGPTYLVLVQAERTDHPFDRHAPGLNHLAFHADSRAMVDALTAAIQDREDATLLYPDRHPYAGGYYALYCEGPDGVKIEVVGPDANRDGSAGPDTGNGTE; from the coding sequence ATGGATGACGATCATGCAGAGCCAGCCGCTGCGGGACAGCTTCATCACCTCGAGCTATACACCTCGGCGTTCGACAGCGCTGTCGAGTTCTGGGACTGGGTGCTTGCCTCACTCGGCTATGAGCAGAAAAACGAGTGGGCGGGTGGGCGCTCGTGGGAGTGTGGCCCAACATATCTCGTGCTCGTGCAGGCTGAACGGACCGATCATCCCTTCGACCGGCACGCGCCTGGACTCAACCATCTTGCCTTTCACGCCGACTCGCGCGCAATGGTCGACGCCCTCACAGCGGCGATTCAAGACCGCGAGGATGCAACGCTGCTCTATCCTGATCGCCACCCCTACGCCGGCGGCTACTATGCGCTCTATTGTGAGGGGCCCGATGGCGTCAAAATCGAAGTCGTCGGCCCGGACGCCAATAGAGACGGAAGCGCAGGTCCAGACACCGGTAACGGGACCGAGTGA
- a CDS encoding DNA topoisomerase VI subunit B: MTSFQSTLGEEEGIAEELAENQQAISIAEFFEKNKHMLGFDSGARGLVTAVKEAVDNALDAAEESGILPDIYVEIQEAGDYYRLIVEDNGPGLTKDSLPKVFGKLLYGSRFHAREQSRGQQGIGISAAVLYSQLTSGKPAKITSRTEGSSEAQYFELIVDTDDNEPEISVEETTTWDRPHGTRIELEMEANMRARQQLHDYIKHTAVVNPHARLELREPTAHFKFERATDQLPEETEEIRPHPHGVELGTVMKMLGATDSQTVSGFLQEEFTRVGKKTADSVIDAFRDRHYGREMRWRPPAVNEGIDLEGAVSDATANKGADATAAFAEAIAEAVDDTDRIAHHELQTIVEEAAYTVEDNHGTTFGETVRENAVDAVWLTLIDKLPDDEAVDDPEATSRLVTDLYALADEATSTRKDDEIIMAFAQRLAGTFADAAAEDVRHRVTHDGLWEYVSRAADLTEEYDDVTFGDTARENIVEAIWGVMATVPDDPPLVRELDGDRDATSDLVDGMRETDIMAPPTRCLSPISAELVEAGLKKEFDADFYASATRDADVSGGDPFIVEAGIAYGGDLEAEGSADVLRFANRVPLVYQRGACATTDVVKSIGWRNYGLDQPGGSGVPNGPAVIMIHVASTNVPFTSESKDAVANVPAIEDEIELAIREAARELKSFLNKRRSMQQRRKKQNVLGKILPEMASKVAEVTGNEEPNIDDAIARIMNNVLVEREVEQNGTTQAVSIVVENNSGTNESLEITDIVSAEPSDLPDDATVIEMDGEWFVKWEPEVESDDDAALEYTVPDDAAFDLDVKGVESEKLTVKQ, translated from the coding sequence ATGACGTCGTTCCAGTCGACACTCGGTGAAGAGGAGGGGATCGCCGAGGAGCTGGCCGAGAACCAGCAAGCGATCTCCATCGCCGAGTTCTTCGAGAAGAACAAGCATATGCTCGGCTTCGACAGCGGCGCTCGAGGCCTCGTGACGGCCGTCAAAGAGGCCGTCGACAACGCCCTGGACGCCGCCGAGGAGTCAGGAATTCTGCCCGATATCTATGTTGAAATTCAGGAAGCAGGTGACTACTACCGGCTGATCGTCGAGGACAACGGTCCCGGGCTGACGAAAGACTCGCTCCCGAAAGTCTTCGGGAAGCTACTCTACGGCTCTCGATTCCACGCCCGCGAACAATCCCGCGGTCAGCAGGGGATCGGTATCTCCGCGGCCGTGCTCTACTCGCAACTGACGAGTGGCAAACCCGCCAAAATCACCAGTCGAACGGAAGGCTCGAGTGAGGCCCAGTACTTCGAACTGATCGTCGATACCGACGACAACGAACCCGAAATCAGCGTCGAGGAGACGACCACGTGGGATCGCCCACACGGGACGCGCATCGAACTCGAGATGGAGGCGAACATGCGCGCCCGCCAGCAACTCCACGACTATATCAAGCACACGGCAGTCGTCAACCCCCACGCCCGCCTCGAGTTGCGCGAGCCAACGGCCCACTTCAAGTTCGAGCGCGCAACCGATCAGTTGCCCGAGGAGACAGAAGAGATCCGGCCCCACCCCCATGGCGTCGAACTTGGGACTGTAATGAAGATGCTCGGCGCGACGGACTCTCAAACCGTCTCGGGCTTTTTGCAGGAGGAGTTCACCCGCGTCGGCAAAAAAACGGCCGACTCGGTCATCGATGCGTTCCGCGACCGCCACTACGGCCGTGAAATGCGCTGGCGACCGCCAGCCGTAAACGAAGGAATCGATCTCGAGGGCGCGGTCTCGGATGCGACAGCGAACAAAGGTGCGGACGCGACAGCAGCGTTCGCCGAAGCTATTGCTGAGGCAGTTGATGACACTGATCGAATCGCCCACCACGAACTACAGACAATCGTCGAGGAGGCCGCCTACACGGTCGAAGACAATCACGGAACGACGTTTGGTGAGACCGTTCGCGAGAACGCCGTTGATGCGGTCTGGCTCACACTGATCGACAAGTTGCCCGATGACGAAGCGGTTGACGACCCCGAAGCCACGTCGCGCCTCGTCACGGATCTGTACGCCCTCGCAGACGAGGCAACAAGTACCCGTAAGGACGACGAGATTATCATGGCGTTCGCCCAGCGTCTCGCTGGGACGTTCGCCGACGCAGCAGCCGAGGACGTTCGCCATCGCGTCACCCACGATGGACTCTGGGAATACGTCAGCCGCGCTGCAGACTTGACCGAGGAGTACGACGACGTCACCTTCGGTGACACCGCCCGCGAAAACATTGTCGAGGCTATCTGGGGCGTCATGGCGACCGTCCCTGACGATCCGCCGCTCGTCCGCGAACTCGACGGCGACCGCGATGCAACGAGCGACCTCGTCGACGGCATGCGCGAAACCGACATTATGGCTCCGCCGACGCGCTGTCTCTCACCGATTTCGGCCGAACTGGTCGAAGCCGGCCTCAAGAAGGAGTTCGACGCCGACTTCTACGCCTCCGCGACGCGCGATGCCGACGTCTCAGGTGGTGACCCATTCATCGTCGAAGCCGGTATCGCCTACGGCGGCGACCTCGAGGCCGAAGGCAGCGCCGATGTCCTGCGGTTTGCAAACCGTGTCCCGCTCGTCTACCAGCGCGGGGCGTGTGCCACGACCGACGTAGTCAAATCGATCGGCTGGCGCAACTACGGCCTCGACCAGCCAGGTGGCTCCGGCGTCCCGAACGGCCCAGCGGTCATCATGATCCACGTCGCCTCGACGAACGTGCCATTTACGAGCGAGTCCAAAGACGCCGTCGCGAACGTGCCGGCAATCGAAGACGAGATCGAACTCGCAATCCGCGAGGCCGCACGCGAACTCAAGAGTTTCCTGAACAAGCGCCGGTCGATGCAACAGCGCCGGAAGAAACAGAACGTCCTCGGGAAGATCCTGCCGGAGATGGCCAGCAAGGTCGCCGAAGTGACGGGTAACGAGGAACCGAACATCGATGACGCCATCGCCCGGATCATGAACAACGTCCTCGTTGAACGTGAGGTCGAACAGAACGGCACCACACAGGCCGTCTCGATCGTCGTCGAGAACAACTCGGGGACGAACGAGAGCCTGGAGATCACGGATATCGTCTCGGCCGAACCAAGCGACCTCCCCGATGATGCCACCGTCATCGAAATGGACGGCGAGTGGTTCGTCAAGTGGGAACCCGAGGTCGAAAGCGATGACGACGCTGCCCTCGAGTATACGGTGCCGGATGACGCAGCGTTCGATCTGGATGTCAAGGGTGTTGAAAGCGAGAAACTTACTGTCAAACAATGA
- a CDS encoding COX15/CtaA family protein, translating into MSSDNSPSRPTLRSLIDRFGFPHLLATTLVLVAATILLGVAAKATGSGLACEANWPQCDAGPFNLLPANLPSFYEWIHRFVAMFAGVAIIGSAVAAWRLPNIDTRVATLVVLGMVLTPIQVYLGRETVLVYEMDILSLHFWTAILIFALFVIATVLVWKSALSADAVTAAFGLGLVSLPLHVALSPTDLGVVSEYSPTVQLLQYGVTLALIAAVIIAVMVGRWRFDDVPLIGLAGGATVLALVVSYLGRQTVMNFSATLDQLYIGLAAVLFLVFCVGSYYSATRATRTDH; encoded by the coding sequence GTGTCGTCCGATAACTCCCCTTCGCGTCCGACACTCCGATCGTTGATCGACCGGTTTGGCTTCCCACATCTGCTCGCGACGACGCTCGTGTTGGTCGCGGCGACGATTCTGTTAGGCGTTGCTGCGAAAGCAACCGGGTCGGGACTCGCCTGTGAGGCGAATTGGCCACAGTGCGACGCTGGGCCGTTTAACCTCCTGCCGGCCAACCTCCCGAGTTTCTACGAGTGGATTCATCGATTCGTCGCGATGTTCGCTGGCGTCGCAATCATCGGCTCGGCAGTTGCCGCCTGGCGACTTCCCAATATCGACACTCGAGTCGCAACGCTTGTCGTCCTCGGGATGGTCTTGACGCCGATTCAGGTGTATCTGGGCCGTGAGACTGTGTTAGTGTACGAGATGGATATCCTCTCGTTGCACTTTTGGACTGCAATCCTGATCTTCGCACTGTTCGTCATCGCGACGGTGCTCGTCTGGAAGTCAGCACTCTCAGCTGATGCGGTCACGGCCGCGTTCGGCCTTGGGCTTGTTTCCTTACCGCTTCACGTCGCGCTCAGTCCAACTGACCTCGGTGTCGTCTCGGAGTACTCACCGACCGTCCAGTTGCTCCAGTACGGCGTCACCCTCGCGCTCATCGCTGCTGTCATCATCGCCGTGATGGTCGGCCGCTGGCGCTTTGATGATGTTCCACTGATTGGCCTGGCTGGAGGTGCTACCGTCTTAGCACTCGTCGTCTCGTATCTTGGCCGCCAGACTGTGATGAACTTCAGCGCGACACTTGACCAACTCTACATCGGACTTGCTGCCGTGCTCTTTCTTGTCTTCTGTGTCGGCAGCTACTATAGCGCGACCCGCGCAACGCGAACCGACCACTAA
- a CDS encoding zinc ribbon domain-containing protein, translated as MPTERRGQGERHDCSRCGSGLEASMNFCPTCGAPSRTQTETASSGDTASHASPSTDARRQRLEEKIAMATSDGWELEYDFGDRAVMSRRSVGSLDDHVLIGLLTLWWTMGLGNIFYGIYVYSEKPERMVLHPDAASDPALETETSSSSHILARMTTGTCWLLGTLVLALAIVFLGTAPLFVTGLLLAIAALFGLVGASVLPSVNNRLSRRHSVLTNGRTRSVDERRVDSYTEPCTDCGEPIGHGLERRYRSEFCLLGVPITGSSGTNYYCQRCASAEQPISDSIADQNNRDTTVKTPSAENSETEPALE; from the coding sequence ATGCCAACCGAGCGTCGGGGCCAGGGTGAGAGACACGACTGCTCGAGGTGTGGCTCCGGGCTCGAGGCGTCGATGAACTTCTGTCCGACGTGTGGCGCGCCGAGTCGAACGCAGACCGAGACAGCCTCGTCTGGCGACACTGCGAGCCACGCTTCGCCATCAACCGACGCCCGACGCCAGCGACTCGAGGAGAAAATCGCGATGGCGACGAGCGACGGTTGGGAACTCGAGTACGACTTCGGTGACCGAGCGGTCATGAGTCGACGGTCAGTCGGCAGCCTCGACGATCACGTATTGATTGGACTGCTTACCCTCTGGTGGACGATGGGGCTTGGAAACATCTTCTACGGCATTTACGTGTACTCTGAAAAGCCCGAACGGATGGTGCTCCATCCCGATGCGGCCAGTGATCCCGCCCTTGAGACCGAGACATCTTCATCGTCGCATATCCTCGCGCGGATGACAACCGGTACCTGCTGGCTGCTTGGCACACTAGTGTTGGCACTTGCAATCGTGTTCCTCGGCACCGCCCCGTTGTTCGTCACCGGCCTTCTCCTGGCCATTGCAGCGCTCTTTGGCCTCGTCGGAGCCAGTGTCCTGCCATCGGTCAACAACCGACTCTCGCGGCGTCACTCCGTGCTGACGAACGGCCGCACGCGTTCAGTCGACGAGCGACGTGTCGACTCCTACACGGAGCCCTGTACGGACTGTGGCGAACCGATTGGCCACGGCCTCGAGCGACGCTATCGCTCGGAGTTTTGCCTGCTTGGAGTTCCGATCACCGGCTCGAGCGGGACAAATTACTACTGTCAGCGGTGTGCAAGCGCCGAGCAGCCGATTTCTGACTCCATAGCGGATCAGAACAACCGCGATACGACTGTCAAGACACCATCTGCTGAAAACAGTGAGACAGAACCCGCACTCGAGTGA